In the [Clostridium] colinum genome, one interval contains:
- the recR gene encoding recombination mediator RecR: MNYYGNKVTKLIEELSKLPGIGGKSAQRLAFYIINMPMENAKALTDSILDAKQSIKYCSICCNITDKDPCHICSNEKRDKTIIMVVEDPRDMAAYEKTKEYKGLYHILNGAISPMTGITPQDIKIKELLKRLQDNTVEEVILATNPNIEGEATAMYISRLLKPIGIKVSRIAHGVPVGGDLEFIDEVTLSRALQGRQPI, translated from the coding sequence TTGAATTATTATGGCAATAAAGTAACAAAACTTATAGAAGAGCTATCTAAATTGCCTGGTATAGGAGGTAAGTCTGCACAAAGACTTGCCTTTTATATAATTAATATGCCTATGGAAAATGCAAAAGCACTTACAGACAGTATATTAGATGCAAAGCAAAGTATAAAATATTGTTCTATATGTTGTAATATTACAGATAAAGACCCTTGTCATATTTGTTCTAATGAAAAAAGAGATAAAACAATAATAATGGTTGTAGAAGACCCAAGAGATATGGCGGCATATGAAAAAACAAAAGAATATAAAGGTTTATACCATATTTTAAATGGAGCAATTTCTCCTATGACAGGTATTACACCACAAGATATAAAAATAAAAGAGCTTTTAAAAAGATTACAAGATAACACAGTAGAAGAAGTTATTTTAGCTACAAATCCTAATATAGAGGGAGAAGCAACGGCAATGTATATTAGTAGATTATTAAAACCTATTGGTATTAAAGTATCGAGAATAGCTCACGGTGTACCTGTTGGTGGTGATTTAGAATTTATAGATGAGGTAACACTTTCTAGAGCATTACAAGGTAGACAACCTATATAA